The Orenia marismortui DSM 5156 DNA segment CCATTGTAGCAGATAAATTCTCCACACTATCAGCTATTTTTTCAATATGCTCAGTAGATAAATCTTTACGCTCCCGTATTAAATCTCTCTTATAGAAGTGACAATTCTCCTTTTTATTTAAATTATTATGGATTGCTCTAGCCATATCTTCACAACTAAAATAACCACAACTATTACAGTTAATCTCTCTATCTTCTTGATTATACTTCTTCATCTGATTATAAATATTATCTAACTCTTTCTCACTAGGATTCTTTAGATTATAATTAGAACTCAAATCTTTATATTTTCTTCTATAAAGCTCTTCATCCCACTTCTCATTAAGAACCTTCTCCAACTCCATTTTACCCTGTTTTTTAGCAATAAAACTTTTATCTTGCTTATATCTTCTCTGCATCTCTTCATTTCTCTTTTGAATCAAATAGTCTATCTCATCTATATTAGCTTCTTTTTGTTCTGTAGAAACGGCAGTTCCTACCATACAACCAAATTCACAATTTAAACAATCAATTAGTAATGGATTAAAATCTTTTTTTATAGACTCCCCTAATTTATCCAAATATTCATATATAATTTCTGTACCTTCAATCTTTCTTGTCCTATTCTCAAGCTCAGGAAGCTCTCGCTTAGCAGTTGCTAGTAAGCCACCAGGCTTAGGAAATAAAATAGCTCTTTCAGCTGAAGGGTTATTATAATCTTCTTCAGCAAAACTATTTAAGTTAACATTTAATTTAATATACTCTGCTAAACTATGAAAAGTAACATTATAATCACCAAAACCAGTCTCCTCAAATTCTCTCTTCTTAGCCACACAAGGAGAGATGGCTACAATTTTATGATCCTTATATTCTAGATAAAATTCTTTAATCATCTTAATTGTATGTAACATTGGACTATCATAAGGCGCTAAATAATCAATCAATTCAGGTTTATAGATCTGAATATAATTAACTAAACTAGGACAAGGTTGAGCTATTACACATTTTGGATCTTCTCTCTTTATATATTCTAAATAACTTTTAACAGTCAGTTCAGCCCCAAAAGATACATCAAATACTGCCTCAATACCCAAAGATTTCAACCAAGAATTAAATCTCAAATAATCATCAGGAAAATTAACTGCAATTGCTGGTGCTACAATAGCAACCATCTTTTCTTGCTTTAGATCAGCCATAAAATCTTCAAAATCATCTATAATAACTCTAGCATTATGATCACAAGCATCCAAACAGTTACCACAACCAACACATAAATCAGGATTTACAGTAACATAATCTTTACTTCCATCATTACAAAACTTTGTGGGGCAGACTGCTATGCAACGATGACAATTTACACATGATTCTTCATCAACATTAATTAAGTACTTTGATTTATTCAATATCTTAATCCTCCTTTGAAATCTGATTAACACTAATCCATTACTATCATTATATGGTGCTACAAGATGCAAATCAAGACATAATAACACATTTTTTTACTTTTATGGTCATATAATTATAAAAGAATAAAAATAACTCAAAAATATAATTATAAACAAAAAAAATAAAGCAATAGATGATATTCTTTAATTTTCAATTTTAAAATTTTCTAGCTACATAATAATTAATATGATCATATAATTATTATTTTAATACCCTAAAATAATCTTTGAACTATATTTTTTCTATTAATAACTAAATTAAAAATGACAGTTAATATTCATGACATGAATATTAACTGTCATAATTTTTGATTTCTTATCTTTTGATAATAGATATAAACCAAAATATAAGCAATTAAATAAGAAAAAAAGGTTAAATAAATATTCCAGCCCTTAAAATAATCCACTCTCTTGATCAAAACCATAATCAATTCTCCAATCGTAGTAAGAAAAGCAAAGAATAAAACAACTAAATATTCATTTATTCTTTGATAATGGATCAAATAAATTGCTAAACTTCCAAGCACAGCATATAAACCTATATCAAAGGGCAGACGAGAAAAATCACCATATCCAAAAGGCTTAACCTTCCAAAAACGATAATGAACAGCTAACTCATTAATTATATGAGCTATCACTGAACTGATTGGAGCAATAAATAGAATAATTTTAGGAGCTCTCTTATAGAGTCTAAATCCCAATATCCAAGGTAGTATAAACCCAATAATTATATTAAAGAACATCCTTTGACCCTCCTCGGGGCAAGCCCACGAGGATTCTTAGGCTGAGAGTGTACCCACTACTCATATCTCCTAAGCGTAACTTCCCGTTAGTCCAACGGTACATATCCTAAGTGCTACTTGCCTTTATTTTTAATCCTTCGTTTAAGATATTTAAACTTGCGTTAATGTCCCTATCGTGTATATCTTTACATTCTGGACATTCCCATTTTCTAATCTTTAAGTCTTTAACTTTCTCGTTCTTATAGCCACAGTTGCTACATAATTGACTACTGGCAAAGAAAGTATCTATCTTAACCAAATTCCTCCCATACCATTTAGCTTTATAAGTTAACAATTCAATAAACTTACTCCAACTAACATCTGATATGGATTTCCTTAGGGTTTTCATTGAAAACCCACGTGATAAATCCGCTAACTTAGAATTTTTAAGCATATTCTTCACCTTTAAAGTTTCAACTGCTATAAGTTGATTTTCCTTAATTAGCTTAGTTGACAACTTATGAAGAAAATCTAGTCTAATATTAGCCACCTTTTCGTGAACCTTAGCTAGTTTCTTTTTAGCTTTATACCAATTATTAGACCCTTTTTCTTTTCTAGCTAAACTTTTATTTAGTCTAGCAATCTTTTTCTCATATTTCTTTAGTACTCTAGGATTAGCTATCTTCTCACCATCTGACATAATAGCAAACTCTTTAAGTCCTAAATCTATTCCTATTTGCTTATCTACTTTAGGTAATTCTTCAATTTTCTCTTTAACTGCTATTGAAATATAATATTTATCTGTATTAGTTCTAGTTACTGTTACATTCAATATCTCGCCTTTGACCTCTTTAGATTTTCTAAACTTAATCCAACCTAATTTAGGTAATTTAATTTTATTATTCTTAACCTCAATATTGGTAGTTCCACTTCTTCTAGTGAATTTATTAGTACGATAGGAGTTTTTAGGATTTTTCTTAGACTTAAATTTAGGAAAATCATATTTTTTACTAAAGAAATTCTTGAAAGCTCTATCTAAGTCTTTAAGTGCATTTTGCAAGCTGAATTTATCTGGCTCTTTTAACCACTCTATTTCTTTCTTTAGTTGAGTTAGTTGTTTAGAAAATTTTGAGTATGATTGATATTCATTTTCTTTAGCTTTATCTAANAANTGATTATAAACATATCTAGCACAACCTACTGATTTATTGATTAATATTCTCTGTTCTTTATTAGGGCATAATCTAAATTTGTAGGCTTTTTCTCTGATAGTCATTGACAACTCACCTCCTTATATATAAAACTGCAAGGAGATTTTAAAATGGCTAGACCTAAGAACAAAGTTAATAGAGAACAAATTAGTACTACTATTGATGAAGAATTAATGAATATTGTTAGAGATATTAGTAAAGATACTGGTATTCCAATTAATAGTCTTATTGAAAATGCAGTAAGAGAAAAATACCAAAAATAAAATTTAAGACCGTCTGCTCTATCCTCGGGGCAAGCCCACGAGGTTTGCGAGCAGACTTTTTGACCTATCACCTTCTAAGCTATTTAAGCTTAGTATATCTAAATAACTACAATAATATAAACGTTCCTTCTAATAATAAAAGTAGAGGCTCTTCAAAGAGCCTCTACTTTTATTAAAATTTATAAATTAAAATTTATAAATTAAAATTTTGCATTGCCTGGAGTTCTTGGGAAGGCAATAATATCACGAATATTATTAATCCCAGAAATATACATTAAGATTCTTTCAAAACCTAAACCAAAACCAGAATGTGGTACAGTTCCATATTTCCTTAAATCTAAAAACCAATCATATTGATCCAATTCCATATTATCTTCTTCCATCATCTTAACTAAAACATCATATCTCTCTTCACGTTGACTACCCCCAACAATTTCTCCAATTCCTGGCACTAAACAATCAACTGCTCTTACAGTCTTTCCATCATCATTTAACCTCATATAAAAAGCCTTAATCTCACGTGGATAATCAGTTACCATAACTGGCTTTTTAAAATGCTTTTCAGTTAGATATCTTTCATGCTCTGTCTGAAGATCAATTCCCCATTCGACATCATATTCAAAATCTTGCTCTGCTTCTATTAAGATTTCAATAGCCTCAGTATAGCTCACCCTATCAAAATCACTTTCAATAAGCTCTTCTAATTTCTCTACCCTGTTATCATCAGCAATCCACTTATTGAAGAATGCCATCTCTTCTTTACATTCTTCTAAAGCATATTTGAATAGATACTTTAAGAAGTCTTCAATAACCTGCATATTCTCTTCTAAATTACAGAAAGCCATTTCAGGCTCAATCATCCAAAACTCTGCTACATGACGGGCTGTATTTGAATTCTCTGCTCTAAAAGTAGGTCCAAAAGTATATACATCACCTAAGGCAGAGGCTAAAACTTCAGCTTCTAACTGTCCACTAACAGTTAAACCGGTCTCTTCCCCAAAGAAATCTTGACTATAATCAACTTCTCCTTTGTCAGTTAATGGTAGATTTTCTAAATCAAAATTACTTACTCTAAATATCTCTCCTGCTCCTTCAGTATCATTGGCTGTAATAATCGGAGTGTGAATATAATTAAATCCTCTTTCTTGAAAGAATTTATGTACTGCATATGACATCTTACTTCTAAATCTATTAACCACGCCAAAAGTATTAGTTCTTGGTCTTAAATGGGCGATTTCTCTTAAATACTCAAAGGAATGTCTCTTTTTCTGTAATTCATAGTCTGAAGGACAATCACCAACTATCTCTATTTTTTCTGCCTTCATCTCTACACTTTGCTCTCTACCTTTTATCTCATCTAAATACCCTACAATCTTTAGACTACTCCCTGTATTAATATCATTTAATACTTCAAATTCTTCAGGATTTAAAATCACTATTTGTAAATTTTCTAATGTACTTCCATCATTAATCTCTATAAAAGCAATATTCTTAGAAACTCTCTTAGTTCTAACCCAACCTAACACAGTTACATTAGACATATCCTCTACTTGGCCACTTAAAATATCTTTTACTTTCTTTCTTGTAAAATAATTCATTTTAACCCTCCTCAATATTAACAAAGATATCACAACTATATATTATTTTATATAAATTTTATAATTCCTTTTTTTATTTTAATATTTTATTCTTATAATAACCACTAGGGGCGTAATATATTACGCCCCTAGTGGTTATTATATATTCAAATATTACAAATTTAAGAAGAAACTTATTTACCTAATCAACTCTATCACTTAAAAGTCAACCCTAATTCCATAATTAACTCCTCTAACAACATCTAACTCTTCATCATCACTAACAATTGCTTTAAAACCAATTATCCCCAATATACCTTCTCCTATCTCACCACAGACCCCAAATTCACCATCAACAAGCATAGTTGAAGCACTAATTATATCTCCGTCAAAATAGAACAATTTATCTTCAAATTCCTTTTCAATTATAAATCCTGCCTTTACTCCTGCATCAGAGCCATCAAAGACATGACCACTTACTCCTCCTATTTTAAAAGCATAATTGAATTCTTTTCTTTCATCTTGCTTAGACTCTGGTATAAATTGATATTCTAATTCTACAAAAGAACTTTTACTATCTTCACTTTCTTGAGCCGATTGATTAGTCTGTCCTGTATCTTGTGTGTCATCTTGGGCTTGATTATCATCCTTATTATAAGGAGCAACAATTGACAAACCATAGCCACTATATTTATTTAAACCATAACCCAAATTAAACTGCATATAATCTCCATCATTAGAGTTGACATTTGTCATTTTAAATTTATAAACTTCTTCACCTAAGTTTAAAGTTGATGCTGCCGAAACACCACTAAAAATTATTAAAAACAATCCTACTACTAATAAAAGTACAGTGTTTTTGATTAATTTCATTATCTTACCCCTTCCAATTTTAAAGTTACTCAAATTATCTATTCTATCTCTATTTAATATTTTCCTGCAAAAAAATCTTTTATTATTGATAGTAATTTTATAATAATTAAAAAGAAGGAGATTTTTACTTCTTCTAGAATATTAGAGATATACGAATAATTAAGTATAAATTTTATTAAAATTATAGTATTTATACTATAATTGAAGAGCTAATGAAGGGAGAATATTTAAATGAAAAAAAAGATAACAATCTTTTTAACACTTGTACTTGTAATTATTTTTACTAATAATTCTTATGCAACCTTTACTACTGGAAAAGGAAAACATACTTTTAAAGTAGATAATTTTAATGCAGATACTAGAATAAGTTTACAATCATTTTTAATTGGCTTAGGTATTAGCGAAAATTCTTCTATTAATTTTAAATTGACTATGGCTGATGGAGAAGATTCCGATGGTAGTGACCCTAATATGAATTTTTTAGTTCCTAGTTATGATGGTTATTCTGATGAAACAGAATATAATCTTTCAGGTCCTATTCTAGATATTAGCTATCAATATATACCTAGACATGATTTGTTTGTAACTCCAAATTCTCTTAATGCTGTGCAAATCGGACTGAAAACCTATGAAGGGGAAGTATTTGATCAAGCAGGGACTAATACTGTAGATCTTAATAAAACTTACCTTACTTTTGGCTTACTAAGTCGTTCACGTTGGGAGAAGCGTAATTTATTCTCTAATATTGAGATAGCTTATGATCCTCGTGAAAAAGGTGGCTGGGTTTTAGATAGTCAAGTTGGAATGGAATTTAAAATCATAGATAACTTTAGAGCTCATCTCAGTTATAGAGCCATTGGTTCTTCTATTGAATCTAAACAAGGTTTTGCTTTTGGAATTAAAGTAGATTATTAATTTAACTATAAACACAGCTCTCCTTAATTAAGGAGAGCTGTTTCTTTTATGAATTAATAACTTCCGAACTTGCTAATTTTTCATTCTTGGCCAATCTAAATGCTATAATTGCTTCAGCTATCATCCAAAGTTCTAATATCAAGATACAAATACTAAAAGCAATCAATATTATATTTTGATTACTTAAATAGTTTTGTATATTAATTACCATTGCCCAAGAAGTCATTACTAGTAAAAAGATCATTGGTATAATTGTATAAAGAATTGGTTTTTTGGCTTTATATAGATAGACAGTAATAGCTAATAGAGTTAATCCAGCTAGCAATTGATTAGTAGTTCCAAATAGCGGCCACAATATTAACCCACCTTTACCACCATTAATTGTAGCTAATATAAAAGCTGTAGCTACAGCAATTAATGTTGATGGTAAACGTTTACTTAGCTTTTTAAATCCCATCCCTTCTGCTAATTCTCCAATAATATAACTTTGAATTCTAGTAGCAGAGTCTAATGTAGTCCCGGCAAAACTTACAATTAAAACACCAGCAATTGCTGTAGCATATCCTTCTGGTATTCCTATAGAAGTAATAAATGTACTTGCCCCCTCAACAAAAGCCCCTACCTTTGCTCCTAAGCCAGAAGCAGCACTCCAGCTAGAGTAATGTTCTGTCCAAGCAGCTTTAGAAGCAAAACCGGCTGTTGCAGCTAAAATTGCAAAGATTGATAACATACCTTCAGCCAACATTCCTCCATAACCAATCATTTTAGCATCTTTTTCATTGTCTAATTGCTTAACAGTAGTACCTGACGCTACCCCACTATGAAAGCCTGATATAGCTCCACAAGCTATTGTAATGAATAAGAAAGGTATCCAGTTGGGAGCACCCACTACATCTGTATTAACTGCTGGAGCAACAATCTCTGGTCTAGCCACCAACATTCCAAGAAACATTAGTATCATTCCGACATATAGTTGATGGGAATTAATAAAATCTCGTGGCTGTAACAAGGTCCAAACTGGTAATAACGAAGCAATAAAAGCATAGATAAATAAGACAAATACCCAAGTTAATAAAGGACTACCCATAATTATTCCTGGCATTTGAAAAGGAATATACTGTCCAATAAAAACAAAAATATATAGTGATAATAAAGCAGATAACGAAGCAACTTTAATATTAGCATTTTTGCGATAAACTAGATAGCCCACTAGTATTGCTGTAGGAATCTCCATCCAAATAGGAAATACAGTCTCAGGATAATTCATAAATAAGGTAGCTATAACTAAAGCAAACACTGATATTACCATCAAATATAAGAAGAACATTACAATCAAAAATAAATATCTTGCCCTTGTTCCTATTATATCTTTAGTAACTTCACTAATTGATTTCCCCTTCTTCCTACTAGATATAATTAATGTTCCTAAGTCATGTATAGCCCCCATAAAAATAGATCCAAAGATTACCCATAATAAAGCAGGTAACCAACCCCAAATAACTGCAATAGCAGGTCCAACAATAGGTGCTGCCCCTGCAATAGATGTGAAATGGTGGCCAAAAAGAACATGCTTATTAGTAGGTACATAATCTACATCATCTTTAAATTCATGGGCTGGAGTAAGGCTATCAGGATCTGGGGTAAAGAGTCGATCACTAATAAAAGTTCCATAAAGTCTATAGGCAATTAAGTAAGCAATAAAAGTAAGAATAGCAATTAATAATGAATTCATCTAAATCCTCCTTAATTATTTT contains these protein-coding regions:
- a CDS encoding [Fe-Fe] hydrogenase large subunit C-terminal domain-containing protein, whose product is MNKSKYLINVDEESCVNCHRCIAVCPTKFCNDGSKDYVTVNPDLCVGCGNCLDACDHNARVIIDDFEDFMADLKQEKMVAIVAPAIAVNFPDDYLRFNSWLKSLGIEAVFDVSFGAELTVKSYLEYIKREDPKCVIAQPCPSLVNYIQIYKPELIDYLAPYDSPMLHTIKMIKEFYLEYKDHKIVAISPCVAKKREFEETGFGDYNVTFHSLAEYIKLNVNLNSFAEEDYNNPSAERAILFPKPGGLLATAKRELPELENRTRKIEGTEIIYEYLDKLGESIKKDFNPLLIDCLNCEFGCMVGTAVSTEQKEANIDEIDYLIQKRNEEMQRRYKQDKSFIAKKQGKMELEKVLNEKWDEELYRRKYKDLSSNYNLKNPSEKELDNIYNQMKKYNQEDREINCNSCGYFSCEDMARAIHNNLNKKENCHFYKRDLIRERKDLSTEHIEKIADSVENLSATMEELDASNETVVHKSEITAQKANRSLNFLDRLVGDAVDLDKNVDDLDRIVEAITAIAEQTNLLALNASIEAARAGEVGKGFAVVAEEIRALAEQSKDEVEKIKPFSQNLQSEFETILVGAKESLSNIKDSVENSEDIVASTEEIGAVIAEVNHEVENLNYANRDFLNQLAEDNED
- the asnS gene encoding asparagine--tRNA ligase is translated as MNYFTRKKVKDILSGQVEDMSNVTVLGWVRTKRVSKNIAFIEINDGSTLENLQIVILNPEEFEVLNDINTGSSLKIVGYLDEIKGREQSVEMKAEKIEIVGDCPSDYELQKKRHSFEYLREIAHLRPRTNTFGVVNRFRSKMSYAVHKFFQERGFNYIHTPIITANDTEGAGEIFRVSNFDLENLPLTDKGEVDYSQDFFGEETGLTVSGQLEAEVLASALGDVYTFGPTFRAENSNTARHVAEFWMIEPEMAFCNLEENMQVIEDFLKYLFKYALEECKEEMAFFNKWIADDNRVEKLEELIESDFDRVSYTEAIEILIEAEQDFEYDVEWGIDLQTEHERYLTEKHFKKPVMVTDYPREIKAFYMRLNDDGKTVRAVDCLVPGIGEIVGGSQREERYDVLVKMMEEDNMELDQYDWFLDLRKYGTVPHSGFGLGFERILMYISGINNIRDIIAFPRTPGNAKF
- a CDS encoding ribbon-helix-helix domain-containing protein, translated to MARPKNKVNREQISTTIDEELMNIVRDISKDTGIPINSLIENAVREKYQK
- the tnpB gene encoding IS200/IS605 family element RNA-guided endonuclease TnpB, which gives rise to MTIREKAYKFRLCPNKEQRILINKSVGCARYVYNXXLDKAKENEYQSYSKFSKQLTQLKKEIEWLKEPDKFSLQNALKDLDRAFKNFFSKKYDFPKFKSKKNPKNSYRTNKFTRRSGTTNIEVKNNKIKLPKLGWIKFRKSKEVKGEILNVTVTRTNTDKYYISIAVKEKIEELPKVDKQIGIDLGLKEFAIMSDGEKIANPRVLKKYEKKIARLNKSLARKEKGSNNWYKAKKKLAKVHEKVANIRLDFLHKLSTKLIKENQLIAVETLKVKNMLKNSKLADLSRGFSMKTLRKSISDVSWSKFIELLTYKAKWYGRNLVKIDTFFASSQLCSNCGYKNEKVKDLKIRKWECPECKDIHDRDINASLNILNEGLKIKASST
- a CDS encoding M14 family metallopeptidase, whose protein sequence is MKKKITIFLTLVLVIIFTNNSYATFTTGKGKHTFKVDNFNADTRISLQSFLIGLGISENSSINFKLTMADGEDSDGSDPNMNFLVPSYDGYSDETEYNLSGPILDISYQYIPRHDLFVTPNSLNAVQIGLKTYEGEVFDQAGTNTVDLNKTYLTFGLLSRSRWEKRNLFSNIEIAYDPREKGGWVLDSQVGMEFKIIDNFRAHLSYRAIGSSIESKQGFAFGIKVDY
- a CDS encoding carbon starvation CstA family protein; the encoded protein is MNSLLIAILTFIAYLIAYRLYGTFISDRLFTPDPDSLTPAHEFKDDVDYVPTNKHVLFGHHFTSIAGAAPIVGPAIAVIWGWLPALLWVIFGSIFMGAIHDLGTLIISSRKKGKSISEVTKDIIGTRARYLFLIVMFFLYLMVISVFALVIATLFMNYPETVFPIWMEIPTAILVGYLVYRKNANIKVASLSALLSLYIFVFIGQYIPFQMPGIIMGSPLLTWVFVLFIYAFIASLLPVWTLLQPRDFINSHQLYVGMILMFLGMLVARPEIVAPAVNTDVVGAPNWIPFLFITIACGAISGFHSGVASGTTVKQLDNEKDAKMIGYGGMLAEGMLSIFAILAATAGFASKAAWTEHYSSWSAASGLGAKVGAFVEGASTFITSIGIPEGYATAIAGVLIVSFAGTTLDSATRIQSYIIGELAEGMGFKKLSKRLPSTLIAVATAFILATINGGKGGLILWPLFGTTNQLLAGLTLLAITVYLYKAKKPILYTIIPMIFLLVMTSWAMVINIQNYLSNQNIILIAFSICILILELWMIAEAIIAFRLAKNEKLASSEVINS